Part of the Candidatus Zixiibacteriota bacterium genome, CTGCAGGCGGGCGAATTTCACCGCTCCGAGACGATCGACGACTTGGACCGCGCCTTCTTGATCGAGCGACACCTGATTTCGCCGGAGTTTATGAGTCCGGAGAGCGACAGCGCGATCTTCATCTCCACCGACGAGCGCGTGGCAATCATGGTCAATGAAGAAGATCATCTGCGCATCCAAACGATGAGCCCGGGCTTGTCGCTGGCGGATGCGCTTGGCCAGGCGATGCGCATCGACGACGAGCTGGCCAAGACCCTGGAGTTCGACTTTGACTCCGATTTCGGATATTTGACCTCTTGCCCCACGAATGTTGGAACCGGATTGCGCGCATCGGTGTTGATACATCTGGCCGGACTGGTGCTGACCAAGGAAATCGACTCGGTGATCGATCATATCACCAAGCTGGGACTGGTCGTGCGCGGGTTTTACGGCGAAGGCTCCGATGTCTGGGGCAATTTGTTCCAGATTTCGAATCAGACGACGCTGGGCCGGACGGAGTCGGACATTACGGAAGCGTTGCACAAGATGACGCAACAGATCATCGAATTCGAAAACCAGTCGCGCGACCAGTTGGTGACGCAGGCCGGTAATGAAATTGCGGACAAAATTTGGCGCGCGTTTGGCATTCTGAAGCATGCGCGCGTATTAACATCGGAGGAGGTAATGAATCTCCTCAGCGCGGTTCGGCTCGGGGCGGCGTTGGGCATCGTGTCCGACGTCCCGCTCGAGCGGATCAACAAGATGTTGATTCTGAGCCAGCCGGCGCACCTGCAGAAGTATCTCGGGCAGGCGCTGGAACCGGCGGATCGCGATGTCGCCAGGGCGAACATGGTTCGGGAAATGCTGGCGGAAGTGAATTAGGTTATTCTCTCAGGCGGAGGTATAGATGAACGAGATGTTTTCCGAGCTGGCCCGCAAAGCGATCGAGTATGCCCGTGATGAGGCGGCCAGACTGCGCCACGACTACATCGGGACCGAGCATCTCCTGCTGGGTTTAATCCGTTTGGGCGAAGGCCGCGCCGTCGAGGTCTTCACCAACATCGGTCTGGACATGAGCGAACTGGTCCAGTCGGTGGAAGACGTCGTGCAGCCGGCCGGCGGCACGATGACGATGGGTCAGTTGCCGCTGACCGCCCGCGCCAAGAAGACGCTGGAAGTGGCGGGACAGGAAGCGCGCGCCCTCAAGTCGAAGGAAATTGACACTGAACATATTCTGCTGGCGCTGCTGAAGGATGAAGAAGGCGTCGCCGCGC contains:
- a CDS encoding protein arginine kinase, translating into MFDSMPERLSSWLTGEGAESSIVLSSRVRLARNIKGQTFPTHAESESREQVVSFVESAIRSSRELQAGEFHRSETIDDLDRAFLIERHLISPEFMSPESDSAIFISTDERVAIMVNEEDHLRIQTMSPGLSLADALGQAMRIDDELAKTLEFDFDSDFGYLTSCPTNVGTGLRASVLIHLAGLVLTKEIDSVIDHITKLGLVVRGFYGEGSDVWGNLFQISNQTTLGRTESDITEALHKMTQQIIEFENQSRDQLVTQAGNEIADKIWRAFGILKHARVLTSEEVMNLLSAVRLGAALGIVSDVPLERINKMLILSQPAHLQKYLGQALEPADRDVARANMVREMLAEVN